The Setaria viridis chromosome 9, Setaria_viridis_v4.0, whole genome shotgun sequence sequence TCATAAAGGTATCCCCCAACGCAATTTCCTTGATCCAACCAAGTTTTGCACATCAAACTAAATGCGTCATTGTCAATGCCTGAAAACAAAGTTTGTTGAGTtgctaacaaaagaaaagaaagaagattaGCCACGGAACCACGGCGATTCTGTACCCAACATACAAGTCCAATACCCCATCCTGTTTATTATAACAGGGAAAAGGGACGTAGGCTCTTGTCCAAAAAGTAGTGAGTTTGTTGGGCTAGTTGGATTCATGTCATTACAATTTTTAAGAATTGGAAATTTACCATCGGTTGTGTCGTTGATAGGTGGGGTCACCTCTGACCATGGCATTTTTCAAATTATTGAAAATTATAATGGCATGCGTGGAATTATCGTTTCTATGCTCCCACCAAGAATTTGTTTCTATGCTCCCACCAAGAGCAAAATGCGCAACATTACTGTGTTTGCAGCCACCATCTACCCAACTTTAGATAGTGTTAGTTGCTTCATGGTTAGAACAGTTCAGTTTTATTTAAATGTCGACAACACGAGACGACCTACCGATGATCCAGACTGTACACTAGTAATCATGAACCAGAGGAAACGACACATCTAGGCACTGCCGCAAACAATTGCGTGCTTGCACTGAAAACTTAACGACTTCCGGAGATTCTTCTGTCAAGTAACGATCACGGATGAACAGGAGGCAGAGTATCCATACCAGTGAAGAGCTTGAAGGCCGTCGGCAAGCTCCGCTTCTCCTGCACCCAGAACAGATCACCCTTTGTCTTCATGTATAGCGCCGGGTCTATGATCACCGGCATCGCCCTCGCAAACCTGTCAACATCACGCACTCGTCTCAGTTACCATGATCAGGTACATCGAGAACGCATAGGCCTTTGCAATCGATTGTGAGCAGAGCACGTACGCTTTCCAGGTGATGTTGCTCGTGTGATCGATGAAGTTGAGGTCGCGCGGCAGCTTGGAGAACACATGCATCAAATCTGCATCAGAAGCATCATAATTTGAGCAACTTTTTAAGCGTCAAAGCACAATTGgagaaatgaaaagaaagaaacaaagagtcCGTTACCATCCTGCGTGACGAGCGGGTAGTCGGAGGCGGAGAGGTTGATGAACCAGTCCCagtcggcgccgcggccgcggccctccccccacaggaacgccgcggcggcgtgcagCGTGGTGGTCACCATGGTGGGGCCCCTGTAGGTGACGAGGTTGGCCTTCTCGATCACCCTGACGTTGCCCGCCGCCGACAGGACCGGATGCGCCGCGACgaaggcggcgaggccggcgcggTCGGCGTCGGGCGCCTCCGCGTCGAGGTGGAGGATGTAGCGGTTCCTGGGGTGGTAGAGCGCGAGCAGGCACCGGCGCATCATGCCGGCGTCCCCCGCCGAGCCGGAGATGAGGTAGGCGAAGCGCGGGGGTGAGGTGGCAGCGGGGGGCGTCGAGCGGGAGAGCGTGGACTCGACGAAGAGCGGGGGCAgcgggcgcggcgaggaggtggtggagctgGAGCGGGACACGGGGGAGACGAAGAGGCGGGAGGAGGTGGGGAGCGGGAACGGGGAGGTGgcaagcaggaggaggagcgcgaagAGCCCCCCCGCGGCGACCGAGAGCAGCCAGCGTAGAtcgacggcggaggcggtgcgCGCGGGGCAGGCGGCGGACTCCATGGCTGGAGGACGTACTGGAGGCTGGCGGTCGGTGGCGGGAGTGGGGAGATGCCGGGGAGGCGGGATCGCGGCTTTATGTATGCGTCGTGCCAGCGTGAGCTCGGAGCCCTGACGTCATGGCGTGTGTGTGTGAGGGGGAGCACGAAGCCAGTCACGAAGTATTGGAGATTTGGAGCGGTTGCGAGTTGGTTGAACCAGCAATTCAGCTTGAGCGAGAGCCGCAGCTTGTATCTTTTGGAatctgaatttgaatttgaaccAGGAACTTTGGATTTCAGATGATGTGGTACGAACCCAGACGCAAATTTAAATGTCACATCTGCCTAGCTCGCTAGTTTGTTGTTTGTCTTTGCTCCCGGGCCCGTGCATCAGCGTGCAGTACGAGCGGTACAGCGACGGCGACACGATATGATCTGAGAGGTTCCGGTCAAACCAATGTTTCCTTTCCTGGTCCTGTGGCCCGTGGCCGGCGACGTGCGTGCGATGATGAAGAGGCGCCGATGCCTTGCTCGCCGCGTTATGCCCCGCCACCATGACGTTGGCGTGACCGGGCGTGCTCGATCCAACCGATCGGCCAGgcgtgggcgcggcggccggccgtacGGCGCCGTGCCAACTCGTCCGGAGTTCGACTGTTCGAGCAGGACGCGGCGCGCGCAACCGGAGCAGCATGAAGCAGAGGGTGCCCCCCCTCAGCGCCCGGGGCGGCGCCGTCCTCGTTGCGTCCATGTCCGTCCGAGTCCCGTTCccttgctcgccgccgccaggcgCGCACCCACCAGGCCGCACACCTCTGGTTGGCGCGGGGTGTAGTGGCTGGTCGTGCGGTGCCATGCACCTTGCTCGTATGCCATTGTAGCATGGGGGCAGAGGAGTCGAAGCTAGATGAGTCATAATTTGTGATTTCTCTTCCGGTTCTTTGCCAGTTTGTGAGAGGGAGggtgagaagagagaaaaatgaCTTCCGCGAACAGTATCGTTACAGTGTACTGTCGGGAGGAGCCGGAACCGGTAGAAACTGACCCTAAGCAATCCGGCGAGCTGGAATCCAACCACTGATCGTTGACAACGTGGATTTCGTCCTTGGATTTTGTTCCGTCTGGTGCTAGAATGTTAAACAAGGCCATCGTTTGGAACGATTCGTTCCTCCTGCTTTCTCGGTTGGACGCCAACACCTCCGCACGACGCGAGCGAGCAACCGCCGGACGGGAGGGACATTTCGTGGGTGTGGGTGGGGCCAGAGCCGAGGAGCCGTTCCGTTCCTCGACGGGGACAAGGACAAGCACAGAGAACAGAAGAGGGGGCCGGCAGATTCCTCCAATCTTTTCTGAACCAAATGCTAAAGCAATGCACAGAAGGTCCTGCATGTTTTCAGCCACGGCATGAAAAGGGACGGGGCAATTCGGAGGGTATCCCGGAGGGCATCTTCTCCTGGCTGACGCGTGTAAGAGGGAAGTATAGTTGTGTCAGCGATTAAATTAGTGAAGTAGTTAATGGATTTTGTCTCGCATAAGCATGTGCATGTACCAAGGTCCTTCCAGCAACTTTTGTTTTATATCACAAGTATTTCACATCTTTCCCTCATAAACAATTCACAACAAaagtaacattttttttttgcattgctAAAATCGTTTCTTTATTTTCAGCATTTTTAGGGGAAAAtatatcttcttcttctgttttcTTTAAACAATGAAcaaatttacaaaaaaaatctttaaaATTTCTAATTCATATTTTTAGAGAAAAAAACGCACGCGCACATGTAGTCCCAATTCTAATAAATATTCATCCGCCAAGAATCAAAAGAAATGTCTTGCATCATCAAGAATGTTCATGAACACATCAAACAATTACAAATTACATCCACAAAAACGAAATCACAAAAAGATTGCATCCTTTAGCATCCTGGAGCATCCTCCGCACCTATGGACCTTCACAGATCCTCCTCCGCTTGCCGTCATCATTGTCGTTCCCCATCGATGAGCAACGTTGGGGAAGGATGCCTCCATGATCCGTCGCCTCCATCACCAGCCTAAAGTGGAAGAAGATACGAGCAGTTGGAGAATCCATGGGGTGCTCACTGAGGACAGAAACACATCAGAGGGCGACATGGACGGCCAAAGGTcgaaaggcggcggcggcgtctcggGCTTCATGTTGTTGGCATCTTCCAGCATGGGATGGCTCACCGTCAGGACTTTCATGCGCCGCCGGGATATGAGCGGAATCGTCGCGCGCTGCCGCGGGTATCCATGGAAGCCAATGCTCCTCCCTCACGGATtgcgccacggccaccacgggATGCCGTCACCTGGATCTGGCGACGCGGAGGCGGGGAAGTCTGCCGGCGGCTACTCCCCGGCACTTTCCTACATGAATGAGGCGTCAAGTCCCCGTCAGCGCCCCGCTGACGCGGGCGCCGGACCGGATCTTGCCTCCGCGGCGTCAGGGAAGACGGGGAGGACCTTCGTCCTTGGTTGTCGGGCTGGCGTCGG is a genomic window containing:
- the LOC117836877 gene encoding beta-glucuronosyltransferase GlcAT14B, encoding MESAACPARTASAVDLRWLLSVAAGGLFALLLLLATSPFPLPTSSRLFVSPVSRSSSTTSSPRPLPPLFVESTLSRSTPPAATSPPRFAYLISGSAGDAGMMRRCLLALYHPRNRYILHLDAEAPDADRAGLAAFVAAHPVLSAAGNVRVIEKANLVTYRGPTMVTTTLHAAAAFLWGEGRGRGADWDWFINLSASDYPLVTQDDLMHVFSKLPRDLNFIDHTSNITWKAFARAMPVIIDPALYMKTKGDLFWVQEKRSLPTAFKLFTGSAWMVLSRPFVEYLIWGWDNLPRTVLMYYANFISSPEGYFHTVACNAGAFRNTTVNSDLHYISWDNPPMQHPHHLTLADWDAMLASGAPFGRKFPRDDPVLDRIDAEVLARRGAGTVAPGGWCAGGEGEERRGNGSGDPCAAVGNAGLLRPGPGAERLQTLVTSLLSEENFRPRQCVVEEEN